A stretch of the Microcella sp. genome encodes the following:
- a CDS encoding glycoside hydrolase family 13 protein has product MPHHTTIPSARAVEHDETSTPGAEWWRSAVIYQIYPRSFADASGDGIGDLAGITERLPALADLGVDAVWLSPFFRSPQRDAGYDVSDYCDVDPIFGTLDDFDVMRDRAHELGLRVIVDLVPNHCSSEHPWFQQALAAGPGSVERDRFMFREGKGEHGELPPNNWQSVFGGNAWTRITEADGTPGPWYLHIFDSSQPDFNWKNPWVWEQFRQILRFWLDRGVDGFRVDVAHGLMKKEGLPDIVEKAEASGLADAISSPDDVPYWAQPEVHEVYRDWHRVLAEYSGDRVLCAEAWVEPLEKAALWVRPDEMHQAFNFSYLGTPWEAARLRSVIDESIAAFTGVGAPSTWVLSNHDVVRHPSRYGLSTYGAAPASGIGPKTEDKPDDELGLRRGRAATALMLSLPGSAYLYQGEELGLPEVIELDDHVREDPTFHRTNGEVYGRDGCRVPIPWESAAPAFGFNSSGDSWLPQPALFAHYARDVQHGVPGSTLELYRDALRLRAEHDLGMGSVQWLERFDADVVALRNGSITVIANVGAAAIELPAGEVVLASGPLDGRTLPVDTTVWMLG; this is encoded by the coding sequence ATGCCTCACCACACGACGATCCCTTCGGCGCGCGCCGTCGAGCACGACGAGACCTCGACCCCCGGAGCCGAATGGTGGCGCTCAGCGGTCATCTACCAGATCTACCCGCGATCTTTCGCCGACGCGAGCGGCGACGGCATCGGCGACCTCGCCGGCATCACCGAGCGGCTGCCGGCGCTCGCCGACCTCGGTGTCGACGCCGTCTGGCTGTCGCCGTTCTTCCGCTCGCCGCAGCGCGACGCTGGCTATGACGTGAGCGACTACTGCGACGTCGACCCCATCTTCGGCACCCTCGACGACTTCGACGTGATGCGCGACCGCGCGCACGAGCTGGGCTTGCGCGTGATCGTCGACCTCGTGCCCAACCACTGCTCGAGCGAGCATCCCTGGTTTCAGCAGGCGCTCGCAGCCGGGCCGGGCTCGGTCGAGCGCGACCGCTTCATGTTCCGCGAGGGCAAGGGCGAGCACGGCGAGCTGCCGCCGAACAACTGGCAGTCGGTCTTCGGCGGCAACGCGTGGACCCGCATCACCGAGGCCGACGGCACGCCGGGCCCCTGGTACCTGCACATCTTCGACAGCTCGCAGCCCGACTTCAACTGGAAGAACCCCTGGGTCTGGGAGCAGTTCCGGCAGATTCTGCGGTTCTGGCTCGACCGAGGGGTCGACGGGTTCCGAGTCGATGTCGCGCACGGCCTCATGAAGAAAGAGGGCCTACCTGACATCGTCGAGAAGGCCGAGGCCAGTGGGCTCGCCGACGCCATCTCGTCGCCCGACGACGTGCCCTACTGGGCGCAGCCCGAGGTGCACGAGGTCTATCGCGACTGGCACCGGGTGCTCGCCGAGTACAGCGGCGACCGCGTGCTGTGCGCCGAGGCGTGGGTCGAACCGCTCGAAAAGGCCGCCCTCTGGGTGCGCCCCGACGAGATGCACCAGGCCTTCAACTTCAGCTACCTCGGCACTCCGTGGGAAGCTGCGCGGCTGCGCTCGGTGATCGATGAGTCGATCGCCGCCTTCACGGGCGTCGGTGCCCCGAGCACGTGGGTGCTCTCGAACCACGACGTCGTGCGCCACCCGAGCCGCTACGGCCTGTCGACCTACGGCGCGGCGCCCGCGAGCGGCATCGGCCCCAAGACCGAAGACAAGCCCGACGACGAGCTGGGCCTGCGCCGCGGCCGCGCCGCGACTGCGCTCATGCTCAGCCTGCCGGGCAGCGCCTATCTCTACCAGGGCGAAGAGCTCGGCCTGCCCGAGGTCATCGAGCTCGATGACCACGTGCGCGAAGACCCGACCTTCCACCGCACCAACGGCGAGGTCTACGGCCGTGACGGATGCCGAGTGCCGATTCCGTGGGAGTCGGCCGCGCCGGCGTTCGGGTTCAACAGCTCGGGCGACAGCTGGCTGCCGCAGCCCGCCCTGTTCGCGCACTACGCGCGCGACGTGCAGCACGGTGTGCCCGGGTCAACGCTCGAGCTCTACCGCGACGCACTGCGGCTGCGTGCCGAGCACGACCTCGGAATGGGCTCGGTGCAGTGGCTCGAGCGCTTCGACGCCGACGTCGTCGCTCTGCGCAATGGCTCGATCACCGTCATCGCCAACGTGGGCGCTGCCGCGATCGAGCTGCCGGCGGGCGAGGTGGTACTCGCGAGTGGTCCCCTAGACGGTCGCACCCTTCCGGTCGACACGACGGTGTGGATGCTCGGCTAG
- a CDS encoding sugar ABC transporter substrate-binding protein produces the protein MKVTSRSLMMTGAMAAATAIVLSGCAAAEPEAPMFEGSLTVWVDADRAGVLEDIAAQFEEERGVTVELVTKDFGAIRDDFITQAPTGNGPDIIVGAHDWLGKLVQNGVVAPLELGDKASEFQEVAITAMSYEGQNYGLPYSVENIAMLRNVDLAADVPATFDDLIAAGEASGAEYPFLVGLDPAAADPYHLYPLQASFGAPVFEITADGTYDPTALALGNEGGEAFAIQLAEWGAAGILNTNISGDIAREEFVAGKSPFFLTGPWNLPAIQEAGINYSIDPIPSAGGETASPFVGVQGFFISSRSENTLAANEFLVNYIGTEAVQTALYEVGGRAPALLTAFEAAKSNADVAAFGEVGANGNPMPNVPAMDVVWSDWGSTEVAIINGQGDPVELWRAMVESIQSKIDG, from the coding sequence ATGAAGGTGACATCACGCAGCTTGATGATGACGGGAGCGATGGCCGCAGCAACGGCGATCGTTCTCTCCGGATGCGCGGCCGCTGAGCCCGAGGCTCCGATGTTCGAAGGCTCGCTCACGGTCTGGGTCGACGCCGACCGCGCCGGCGTTCTCGAAGACATCGCCGCGCAGTTCGAAGAGGAGCGCGGCGTCACCGTCGAGCTCGTCACGAAAGACTTCGGCGCGATCCGCGACGACTTCATCACCCAGGCCCCGACCGGCAACGGCCCCGACATCATCGTCGGCGCTCACGACTGGCTCGGCAAGCTCGTGCAGAACGGCGTCGTCGCGCCGCTCGAGCTCGGCGACAAGGCCAGCGAGTTCCAAGAGGTCGCGATCACGGCCATGAGCTACGAGGGCCAGAACTACGGTCTGCCCTACTCGGTCGAGAACATCGCCATGCTGCGCAACGTCGACCTCGCGGCCGACGTGCCCGCCACGTTCGACGACCTCATCGCCGCTGGCGAGGCCTCGGGCGCCGAGTACCCCTTCCTGGTCGGCCTCGACCCGGCAGCTGCCGACCCCTACCACCTGTACCCGCTGCAGGCGTCGTTCGGTGCTCCTGTCTTCGAGATCACGGCTGACGGCACCTACGACCCGACCGCTCTCGCGCTCGGCAACGAGGGCGGTGAGGCCTTCGCCATCCAGCTCGCCGAGTGGGGCGCTGCCGGCATTCTGAACACGAACATTTCGGGCGACATCGCTCGCGAAGAGTTCGTCGCCGGAAAGTCGCCGTTCTTCCTGACCGGACCGTGGAACCTACCGGCCATCCAAGAGGCCGGCATCAACTACTCGATCGACCCGATCCCCTCGGCCGGTGGCGAGACCGCGTCGCCGTTCGTCGGCGTGCAGGGCTTCTTCATCAGCTCGCGCAGCGAGAACACCCTCGCGGCCAACGAATTCCTCGTGAACTACATCGGCACTGAGGCCGTGCAGACCGCGCTCTACGAGGTCGGCGGCCGTGCGCCCGCACTGCTGACCGCCTTCGAAGCAGCGAAGTCGAACGCCGACGTCGCTGCCTTCGGCGAGGTTGGTGCCAACGGCAACCCGATGCCGAACGTGCCCGCGATGGACGTCGTGTGGTCTGACTGGGGTTCGACCGAGGTCGCGATCATCAACGGCCAGGGCGACCCGGTCGAGCTGTGGCGCGCGATGGTCGAGAGCATCCAGTCGAAGATCGACGGCTAG
- a CDS encoding ABC transporter permease subunit yields MSHPSPASPLAAPTPPAPAGSLKPPRSSSSTRGILIKIALLSIIDAIAVFGLFMLFLQESWIPFAIVLAVTVLVNWIYLTPGWLPAKYLTPGLLFLAVFQIFVVVYSGYIAFTNYGDGRNGTKDDAISTILLTAQERVPDSPTYRVTVLEQFGEYFFLVTDPEGEVSLGSADSPLERITDFGTDSTGRADSVPGFTTLGFADLLGNQRAITDLAVQVSDDPNDGALRTPDGSNAYLYLSSLSYDAATDTFVDRQGAVYRDGGDGAFVNDSGRELIPGWTITVGFDNFIKAFTTENIRGPLISVTIWTFAFAILSVATTFALGLFLAIVFNKPNMRGKKAYRLIMILPYAFPGFLSGLVWLGLFNEDFGYINQVLFGGAAIPWLNDPWLAKFSVLLVNLWLGFPYMFLICTGALQSIPEELTEAATVDGAQPWAVFRLIKFPLLLVSVAPLLISSFAFNFNNFNIIYMLTGGGPRDVSAGVDAGATDILITLVYKVAFGEGTGRDYGLASAFAILIFFIVATVSIISFRQTKALEELN; encoded by the coding sequence ATGAGCCACCCCAGCCCGGCGAGTCCGCTCGCCGCCCCCACGCCCCCCGCTCCCGCTGGCAGTCTGAAGCCGCCGCGGTCGAGCAGCAGCACGCGGGGCATCTTGATCAAGATCGCGCTTCTCAGCATCATCGATGCCATCGCGGTCTTCGGCCTCTTCATGCTCTTCCTGCAGGAGTCGTGGATTCCGTTCGCGATCGTGCTCGCCGTCACGGTGCTCGTCAACTGGATCTATCTCACGCCCGGCTGGCTGCCGGCCAAGTACCTGACCCCGGGCCTCCTCTTTCTCGCGGTCTTCCAGATCTTCGTCGTGGTCTACAGCGGGTACATCGCGTTCACCAACTACGGTGACGGCCGCAACGGCACGAAAGACGACGCGATCAGCACCATCCTGCTGACGGCGCAGGAGCGCGTGCCCGACTCGCCCACCTACCGCGTGACCGTTCTCGAGCAGTTCGGCGAGTACTTCTTCCTCGTCACCGACCCCGAGGGCGAGGTCTCTCTCGGCAGCGCCGACAGCCCGCTCGAGCGCATCACCGACTTCGGCACCGACTCGACGGGCCGTGCCGACTCGGTGCCGGGCTTCACAACTCTCGGCTTCGCCGATCTGCTCGGCAACCAGCGCGCGATCACCGATCTCGCCGTGCAAGTCAGCGATGACCCGAACGACGGTGCCCTGCGCACGCCGGATGGATCGAACGCCTACCTCTATCTCTCGTCGCTCAGCTACGACGCCGCGACCGACACGTTCGTCGATCGGCAGGGCGCGGTCTACCGCGACGGCGGAGACGGCGCCTTCGTCAACGACAGCGGTCGCGAGCTGATTCCGGGGTGGACGATCACCGTCGGCTTCGACAACTTCATCAAGGCCTTCACGACTGAGAACATCCGCGGCCCGCTCATCAGCGTCACGATCTGGACCTTCGCCTTCGCGATTCTCTCGGTGGCCACGACCTTCGCCCTCGGGCTTTTCCTCGCCATCGTCTTCAACAAGCCGAACATGCGGGGCAAGAAGGCCTACCGGCTCATCATGATCTTGCCCTACGCCTTTCCGGGCTTCCTGTCGGGGCTCGTCTGGCTCGGTCTTTTCAACGAAGACTTCGGCTATATCAACCAGGTGCTGTTCGGCGGGGCGGCGATTCCGTGGCTCAACGACCCCTGGCTGGCGAAGTTCAGCGTGCTGCTGGTGAATCTGTGGCTCGGTTTTCCCTACATGTTCCTCATCTGCACGGGGGCACTGCAGTCGATTCCCGAAGAGCTCACCGAAGCCGCCACGGTCGATGGTGCTCAGCCATGGGCGGTCTTCCGGCTGATCAAGTTCCCGTTGCTGCTGGTGTCGGTCGCGCCGCTGCTCATCTCGTCGTTCGCCTTCAACTTCAACAACTTCAACATCATCTACATGCTCACGGGCGGCGGCCCGCGCGACGTCAGCGCCGGGGTCGATGCCGGCGCGACCGACATTCTCATCACGCTCGTCTACAAGGTCGCCTTCGGCGAGGGCACGGGGCGCGACTACGGCCTCGCCAGCGCCTTCGCCATTCTGATCTTCTTCATCGTCGCGACGGTGTCGATCATCAGCTTCCGGCAGACCAAAGCCCTCGAGGAGCTGAACTGA
- a CDS encoding sugar ABC transporter permease — protein sequence MVAGATTTPGERPARVIPKRRRRGPWFWFRDTGWRHLIGLVMLVFAAFPLLYVLSASLNPTGTLVGSNTLFRTIDFGNYIELFQLPQQPYAAWFINTMVIGLVAAAGTVFLGALAAYAFSRMRFRGRRVGLLTLLLVQMFPQILGVVAIFLLLSGIGEVFPQIGIGTQAGLILVYLGGALGVNTYLMYGFFNTVPVSIDEAAKIDGASHARIFFTIILRLVAPILAVVGLLSFIGTTSEFVIASIVLTDPQTQTLAVGLYQFVSQETSSNWTLFSAGAVLAAIPVMALFLYLQKYIIGGLTAGSVK from the coding sequence ATGGTCGCGGGGGCGACCACGACCCCGGGCGAGCGACCGGCGCGCGTGATTCCCAAACGCCGCCGTCGCGGCCCCTGGTTCTGGTTCCGCGACACGGGGTGGCGTCACCTCATCGGTCTCGTCATGCTCGTCTTCGCAGCCTTCCCGCTGCTCTACGTGCTGTCGGCCTCGCTCAACCCGACAGGAACACTCGTCGGGTCGAACACGCTCTTCCGCACGATCGACTTCGGCAACTACATCGAGCTGTTCCAGCTGCCACAGCAGCCCTACGCCGCGTGGTTCATCAACACCATGGTCATCGGCCTCGTCGCGGCCGCGGGCACCGTCTTCCTCGGCGCGCTCGCCGCCTACGCCTTCTCGCGCATGCGGTTTCGTGGGCGTCGCGTCGGGCTGCTGACGCTGCTGCTCGTGCAGATGTTTCCGCAGATTCTCGGCGTCGTCGCCATCTTCCTGTTGCTGAGCGGCATCGGCGAGGTCTTCCCGCAGATCGGCATCGGCACGCAGGCCGGCCTGATCCTCGTCTACCTGGGCGGCGCGCTCGGCGTCAACACCTACCTCATGTACGGCTTCTTCAACACGGTGCCGGTGTCGATCGACGAGGCGGCGAAGATCGATGGCGCGAGCCATGCCCGCATCTTCTTCACGATCATCCTGCGACTGGTCGCGCCGATTCTCGCGGTCGTCGGGCTGCTCTCGTTCATCGGCACGACGAGCGAGTTCGTCATCGCCTCGATCGTGCTGACCGACCCGCAGACCCAGACTCTGGCGGTGGGCCTCTACCAGTTCGTCTCGCAAGAGACCTCGTCGAACTGGACGCTGTTCTCGGCCGGAGCCGTGCTCGCGGCGATTCCCGTCATGGCGCTCTTCCTCTATCTGCAGAAGTACATCATCGGCGGCCTCACCGCCGGGTCGGTCAAGTGA
- a CDS encoding glycoside hydrolase family 13 protein: MSTPALALEPHHDGSPLYVSTQTPALGDAVQVRVRIPLGYGPVAAVRTRSNPDHEPRWSTATLLGERDGAQWWQAEVEVGNPVHGYRFAIERADGSVAWLCNAGLSDIETRDDDDFKLVTHPPAPAWGAETVMYQVFPDRFARSAAADTRALPEWAEPADWQDEPIYQGPSTPLQFYGGDLDGVTEHLDHLERLGVNLLYLTPFFPARSNHRYDAHRFDQVDELLGGDEALARLTAAAHERGIRVMGDLTSNHSGDAHEWFRAAHGQPGTAESEFYYWLDDEQQTYESWLGVPSLPKLNWNSLELRRRFIEGPDSVVARWMKPPFDLDGWRIDVANMTGRFGDDDLNEAVRRTIRQTMIEVDADTLLLAEYTNDAAKDLQGDGWHGAMTYANFTRPVWAWLSSAGPIEWFFGLPYPVMPQYTARQVHHAHRRFTAAMPWRTRIHGMNALDTHDTARFANRALPGAVPVAAGLSMTLPGIPVVFAGDELGTTGENGEHSRTTMPWDRLGDYDEQIELYASLVRLRREHPSLSHGGMRWLNVDDDSLLFVRESADESVLVLAARDDVDVTLPTGAIAGRGERLIGTGTLDGTRVRSTGMAFTAWRLPGVRPFD, encoded by the coding sequence GTGAGCACGCCAGCTCTCGCCCTCGAACCGCACCACGACGGCTCGCCGCTCTACGTCTCGACGCAGACACCCGCTCTCGGCGACGCGGTGCAAGTGCGGGTGCGCATCCCGCTCGGCTACGGGCCGGTCGCGGCCGTACGCACGCGGTCGAACCCCGATCACGAGCCGCGGTGGTCAACGGCGACCCTGCTCGGCGAGCGCGACGGCGCCCAGTGGTGGCAGGCCGAGGTCGAGGTGGGCAACCCGGTGCACGGCTACCGCTTCGCGATCGAGCGCGCCGACGGGAGCGTCGCCTGGTTGTGCAACGCGGGGCTCAGCGACATCGAGACGCGCGACGACGACGACTTCAAGCTCGTCACGCATCCGCCCGCGCCGGCCTGGGGAGCCGAGACCGTCATGTACCAGGTGTTCCCCGACCGCTTCGCCCGCTCGGCCGCCGCCGATACCCGAGCGCTACCGGAGTGGGCCGAGCCCGCCGACTGGCAGGACGAGCCGATCTACCAGGGCCCCTCGACGCCGCTGCAGTTCTACGGCGGCGACCTCGACGGTGTGACTGAGCACCTCGACCACCTCGAGCGGCTCGGGGTGAACCTGCTCTACCTCACCCCGTTCTTTCCTGCTCGCTCCAACCATCGCTATGACGCTCACCGGTTCGACCAGGTCGACGAGCTGCTCGGCGGCGACGAGGCGCTTGCGCGATTGACGGCGGCAGCACACGAGCGCGGAATCCGCGTCATGGGCGACCTCACGAGCAACCATTCGGGGGATGCCCACGAGTGGTTCCGTGCCGCGCACGGCCAGCCCGGCACCGCCGAGAGCGAGTTCTACTACTGGCTCGACGACGAGCAGCAGACCTACGAGTCGTGGCTCGGCGTGCCGAGCCTGCCCAAGCTCAACTGGAACTCGCTCGAGCTGCGTCGGCGCTTCATCGAGGGCCCCGACTCGGTGGTGGCGCGCTGGATGAAGCCGCCGTTTGACCTCGACGGCTGGCGCATCGACGTCGCCAACATGACGGGGCGCTTCGGCGACGATGACCTCAACGAGGCGGTGCGCCGCACGATTCGCCAGACCATGATCGAGGTCGACGCCGACACCCTGCTGCTCGCCGAATACACGAACGACGCGGCGAAAGACCTGCAGGGTGACGGCTGGCACGGGGCGATGACCTACGCCAACTTCACGCGGCCCGTGTGGGCGTGGCTCAGCAGCGCCGGACCGATCGAGTGGTTCTTCGGCCTGCCGTACCCCGTCATGCCGCAGTACACGGCGCGGCAGGTTCATCACGCTCACCGCCGGTTCACGGCCGCCATGCCGTGGCGCACGCGCATCCACGGCATGAACGCTCTCGACACTCACGACACGGCGCGCTTCGCCAATCGCGCGCTTCCCGGGGCGGTTCCGGTCGCCGCAGGCCTGTCGATGACACTGCCAGGAATTCCCGTCGTCTTCGCGGGCGACGAGCTCGGCACGACGGGCGAGAACGGCGAGCACTCGCGCACCACCATGCCGTGGGATCGACTCGGCGACTACGACGAGCAGATCGAGCTCTACGCCTCGCTCGTGCGGCTCCGGCGCGAGCATCCGTCGCTCAGCCACGGTGGCATGCGCTGGCTGAACGTCGACGACGACAGCCTGCTCTTCGTGCGCGAGAGCGCCGACGAGAGCGTGCTCGTGCTCGCGGCCCGCGACGACGTCGACGTGACCCTGCCGACGGGCGCGATCGCGGGTAGGGGCGAGCGGCTGATCGGCACCGGCACCCTCGACGGCACGCGCGTGCGCTCGACCGGAATGGCCTTCACCGCGTGGCGACTGCCGGGAGTGAGGCCCTTCGACTAG
- a CDS encoding MaoC family dehydratase N-terminal domain-containing protein — translation MPVNPELTERAFAPTAPYLVGREKVREFARAVLATAPLHHDPEAARAAGFADVVAPPTFPIVISEATLQQLLAEPDAGIDFSRVVHGDQRFSYSRPIVAGDELTATLRVTSIKTLGGNSMVTSESAMTDAAGAHVVTSISTLVIRGDES, via the coding sequence GTGCCCGTGAATCCTGAACTGACCGAGCGCGCGTTCGCTCCGACCGCGCCCTACCTGGTGGGCCGCGAGAAGGTGCGGGAGTTCGCGCGCGCCGTGCTCGCCACCGCGCCCCTGCATCACGACCCCGAGGCGGCTCGTGCCGCCGGCTTCGCCGACGTCGTCGCGCCACCCACGTTTCCGATCGTCATCTCCGAGGCGACGCTGCAGCAGCTGCTGGCCGAGCCCGATGCGGGCATCGACTTCAGTCGAGTGGTGCACGGCGACCAGCGCTTCAGCTACTCGCGCCCGATCGTGGCGGGCGATGAGCTCACCGCGACGTTGCGGGTCACGAGCATCAAGACGCTCGGCGGCAACAGCATGGTCACGAGCGAGTCGGCCATGACCGACGCTGCGGGCGCGCACGTCGTCACGAGCATCTCGACGCTCGTCATCAGAGGAGACGAGTCATGA
- a CDS encoding MaoC/PaaZ C-terminal domain-containing protein translates to MSLLDGLEVGQVVAERTVHLTRDSLVRYAGASGDFNPIHYRDDVAAQVGLPGVLAHGMLTMGVAVQPVIDWADARGWVSDYQVRFTRPVVVDPALGADLTITAKVAAVEDDAARIDLTVTFGGQTVLGKAQVRVTTLA, encoded by the coding sequence ATGAGCCTTCTCGACGGCCTCGAGGTCGGCCAGGTCGTGGCCGAGCGCACCGTGCACCTGACGCGCGACAGCCTGGTGCGGTACGCCGGGGCCAGCGGCGACTTCAACCCCATCCACTATCGCGACGATGTCGCGGCGCAGGTCGGGCTGCCGGGCGTTCTCGCTCACGGCATGCTGACGATGGGCGTGGCCGTGCAGCCCGTCATCGACTGGGCGGATGCTCGCGGCTGGGTCAGCGACTACCAGGTGCGCTTCACTCGTCCGGTCGTGGTCGACCCGGCGCTCGGCGCCGACCTGACGATCACGGCGAAGGTTGCGGCAGTGGAAGACGATGCAGCGCGCATCGACCTCACCGTGACGTTCGGCGGCCAGACCGTGTTGGGCAAGGCGCAGGTGCGCGTCACGACTCTGGCGTGA
- a CDS encoding UDP-N-acetylmuramate dehydrogenase translates to MTDMQLAELTTLRVGGPADRLVEATTDDELVEAVLEADAAGREWIVLGGGSNVLVGDEGVPGTVVLVRSRGIERLPDVEGSRRPVRLRVQAGEPWDELVAFTVDQGFAGIEALSGVPGSTGAAPIQNIGAYGQELAESLVAVEVLDIASGERRRVPAPELQLGYRTSAIKQGWAAIVLSVDLALERVEGARSRPVAYAQLADALGVEIGDRAPLVGVRAATLALRASKGMVLDENDPDSVSAGSFFTNPIVSESFARTLPADAPRWPQQPEPPSLAVPLGAEPASPPPPVESTVKLSAAWLIEHSGITRGFALPGSAASVSKKHTLALTNASGRATAAEIAQLASYIQTRVMSEFGVVLHPEPVFINQTL, encoded by the coding sequence GTGACCGACATGCAGCTCGCCGAGCTCACCACCTTGCGCGTCGGCGGCCCCGCCGATCGGCTCGTCGAGGCGACGACCGACGACGAGTTGGTCGAGGCCGTGCTCGAAGCCGATGCCGCCGGCCGTGAGTGGATCGTGCTCGGCGGCGGCTCGAACGTGCTCGTCGGCGACGAGGGCGTGCCCGGCACGGTCGTGCTCGTGCGTTCGCGCGGCATCGAACGACTGCCCGACGTGGAGGGCTCGCGTCGACCGGTGCGGCTGCGCGTGCAGGCGGGCGAGCCGTGGGATGAGCTCGTGGCGTTCACCGTCGATCAGGGCTTCGCCGGAATCGAAGCGCTCAGCGGGGTGCCCGGGTCGACGGGCGCCGCACCGATTCAGAACATCGGCGCTTACGGGCAAGAGCTCGCCGAGAGCCTCGTGGCGGTCGAGGTGCTCGACATCGCATCGGGCGAGCGCCGCCGCGTGCCGGCACCCGAGCTGCAGCTTGGCTACCGCACGAGTGCGATCAAGCAGGGGTGGGCCGCGATCGTGCTCAGCGTCGACCTCGCGCTCGAGCGCGTTGAGGGCGCACGCAGCCGGCCGGTCGCGTACGCGCAGCTGGCCGATGCGCTCGGCGTCGAGATCGGCGACCGCGCACCGCTCGTCGGAGTGCGAGCCGCGACGCTCGCGCTGCGGGCGAGCAAGGGCATGGTGCTCGACGAGAACGACCCCGACTCGGTGAGCGCCGGCTCGTTCTTCACCAACCCGATCGTCAGTGAGAGCTTCGCCCGCACGCTGCCGGCAGACGCACCGAGGTGGCCGCAACAGCCCGAGCCGCCCTCGCTCGCCGTGCCACTGGGTGCTGAGCCCGCGAGCCCGCCGCCGCCCGTCGAGTCGACGGTGAAGCTCAGCGCCGCCTGGCTCATCGAGCACTCGGGCATCACTCGAGGGTTCGCACTACCTGGCTCTGCAGCATCCGTCTCGAAGAAGCACACCCTGGCCTTGACGAACGCGAGCGGTCGCGCGACCGCTGCCGAGATCGCGCAGCTCGCGAGCTATATCCAGACGCGCGTCATGAGCGAGTTCGGGGTCGTGCTGCACCCCGAGCCGGTCTTCATCAACCAGACTCTTTAG
- a CDS encoding response regulator — MIRVLVADDHAVVRAGIVALLAAEPGIEVVGEAVDGEDAVEQALALRPDLVVMDVRMPRLTGDAATAAIRAQADEVRVLVLTTYESDASILSAIEAGASGYLLKAAPADELIAGVRSVAAGEVALSPAIAAQLVARMREPSPAALTPRETEVLRLVAEGLSNREIGERLFLGESTVKTHLLRTFEKLGVNDRTRAVTLAMQRGLL, encoded by the coding sequence GTGATCCGCGTGCTCGTCGCCGACGACCACGCTGTCGTGCGCGCCGGCATCGTGGCGCTGCTCGCGGCCGAGCCGGGCATCGAAGTCGTCGGCGAAGCGGTCGACGGCGAAGACGCGGTCGAGCAGGCGCTCGCGCTGCGGCCCGACCTCGTGGTCATGGACGTGCGGATGCCCCGCCTCACGGGCGACGCCGCGACCGCCGCGATTCGCGCGCAAGCCGACGAGGTGCGCGTGCTCGTGCTCACGACCTACGAGTCTGACGCGAGCATCCTCTCGGCGATCGAAGCGGGGGCGAGTGGCTACCTGCTGAAAGCGGCACCCGCCGATGAGCTCATCGCGGGCGTGCGGTCGGTGGCCGCGGGTGAAGTGGCGCTGTCACCTGCGATCGCGGCGCAGCTCGTCGCCCGCATGCGCGAGCCCTCGCCCGCCGCGCTGACCCCGCGCGAGACCGAGGTGCTGCGCCTCGTGGCCGAAGGTCTCTCGAACCGCGAGATCGGCGAACGCCTGTTTCTCGGCGAGTCGACCGTGAAGACGCACCTGCTGCGCACCTTCGAGAAACTCGGCGTCAACGACCGCACGCGCGCCGTGACGCTCGCGATGCAGCGCGGGCTGCTCTAA